From a region of the Bombus terrestris chromosome 8, iyBomTerr1.2, whole genome shotgun sequence genome:
- the LOC100646662 gene encoding superoxide dismutase [Cu-Zn], translating into MVKAVCVLQGEVKGTLYFEQSDSSSPVKVTGQVTGLKQGLHGFHIHEFGDNTNGCTSAGPHFNPLKKDHGGPDAEVRHVGDLGNVEANANGIANVNITDKVIQLQGPHNIIGRTLVVHADPDDLGKGGVELSKTTGNAGARLACGVVGIAA; encoded by the exons ATGGTTAAGGCCGTGTGTGTTCTTCAGGGTGAAGTCAAAGGCACTCTCTACTTCGAACAATCG GACAGTTCTAGTCCAGTCAAGGTTACAGGTCAAGTAACCGGTTTAAAACAAGGATTGCATGGTTTTCACATTCACGAATTCGGTGATAACACTAACG gttGTACAAGTGCTGGGCCACATTTCAATCCGTTAAAAAAGGATCATGGCGGTCCTGATGCAGAAGTACGTCATGTTGGAGATTTAGGAAATGTTGAAGCAAATGCAAATGGTATTGCTAATGTCAATATAACTGACAAAGTCATCCAACTCCAAGGACCACACAACATTATTGGCAGAACATTGGTG GTTCATGCAGATCCAGATGACCTTGGTAAAGGTGGAGTTGAATTATCAAAAACAACAGGAAATGCTGGAGCTCGTCTTGCTTGTGGTGTTGTTGGAATTGCagcctaa
- the LOC100646866 gene encoding uncharacterized protein LOC100646866 isoform X2, with the protein MSHPNTDQKKFAQKYNSMPSTSKGVPNLNGSIHKLTKSIYPSQYNNERKGIENSKDISTIVSVDYKEFENKLINKKVYNSTFKLDENLVAESEYAKELEKLKAENKKLLDDFITKEGEAVFLRNQLQQIQLKAENDRLEKARLIEEQENHHRMEINAIYKEKEHLKTQLELQMFEVGNLMERCKLLENGNVRLTEPHINLNISMKRSKLDSPKNRPSIVTTKPVKVKETSVQTNTLNKSSYISKIWNPYFPLTEIPKLIYDPSQPEKSVVDIQIIEKIGRRNLPILQEEDTFRIFENPELVKPVTTMIDDKKLSVEFILPEIAALQRKTSSELEAEEAIPIINKLIFTARELILSIIVVLQTISQAMKNDDIRDMNDIYFSVLYSTSDLNGKCVCSANAWHECERGVEARRVFGMLSYVTVESTYLSKYIAGKTRLLIERDESYKRYSCQMVRYNTWFEQQSHEFEMLKMILQFVVLVGSTRRSHQFSGLLCAIMMIIYNVHEKIEYCSEGMEYIYQIFKEIVFCRPLPYCYTLVSKLMMIFVKSTTYLRKLCINSQSINNWKGSLHFTPDACPLQIFLVQLENYDFDLLAAIDIADVLLRFVQYILQTDIIPLRSENLNSCNCCMKLLRFTIKTLCKCSEANLAAIGNFKSDNFPVPKEDSCNLEAICAKHSLFNTIPSKLCIHEIYRDKFSDEKAWSIMKEKQSKVLRDGRRFLSHVAICDPDFVIRVSDIEDSFHLFMRNLSAFKNFVLHENEQEAMNRIKQTFISDKTQPSEMERLERGSSRKELDILSNFEKTFVQPLSARPKQNENYNKALITFKSLFNIRFHS; encoded by the exons ATGAGTCACCCAAATACAGACCAAAAAAAATTTGCACAAAAATATAATAGCATGCCATCTACTAGTAAAGGTGTTCCTAATTTAAATGGTAGTATtcataaattaacaaaatctaTATATCCATCACAGTATAATAATGAAAGGAAAGGAATAGAAAACTCAAAAGATATAAGTACTATAGTTTCTGTTGACTACAAAGAATTtgagaataaattaataaataaaaaagtatataattcCACATTTAAGCTGGATGAAAATCTTGTCGCAG aatCAGAATATGCAAAGGAATTAGAGAAGTTAAAAGCTGAAAATAAGAAATTGCTAGATGATTTTATAACTAAAGAAGGAGAAGCGGTATTTTTACGGAATCAGTTGCAACAAATTCAATTAAAAGCAGAGAATGATCGATTAGAAAAAGCACGTCTTATCGAAGAACAGGAAAATCATCATAGGATGGAAATTAATGCTATTTATAAAGAGAAGGAACATTTGAAAACGCAGCTTGAATTGCAA atGTTTGAAGTAGGGAACTTAATGGAACGTTGTAAGTTGTTAGAGAATGGAAATGTTAGATTAACAGAACCACATATAAATCTCAATATTTCTATGAAAAGAAGTAAACTTGATTCACCAAAGAATCG acCGTCAATTGTAACTACGAAGCCAGTAAAGGTCAAAGAAACTTCTGTACAAACTAATACACTTAATAAAAGCAGTTATATCTCTAAAATATGGAATCCAT ATTTTCCTCTTACAGAAATTCCGAAATTAATATATGATCCATCACAACCAGAGAAGTCTGTGGTTGATAttcaaattatagaaaaaattgGAAGACGGAATTTGCCCATTTTGCAAGAAGAAGATACATTCAGAATATttg AAAATCCGGAATTAGTAAAACCTGTAACGACCATGATAGACGATAAGAAATTATCAGTGGAATTTATCTTGCCTGAAATAGCTGCTCTTCAGCGAAAAACAAGCTCAGAACTTGAAGCGGAGGAAGCTATACcgataataaataaa TTAATTTTTACTGCGAGGGAACTGATCTTAAGTATAATAGTTGTTCTACAAACAATCTCTCAAGCTATGAAAAATGATGACATTCGAGATATGAATGATATTTATTTCTCTGTCTTATATTCGACTTCTGACCTCAACGGGAAATGCGTGTGCTCTGCAAATGCATGGCACGAATGCGAACGTGGTGTCGAAGCTAGAAGAGTGTTTGGCATGTTGTCATATGTAACCGTGGAATCAACGTACCTCAGCAAGTATATTGCAGGAAAAACACGTTTACTCATAGAGAGAGATGAATCTTATAAGCGTTACTCGTGTCAAATGGTTCGCTATAATACCTGGTTTGAACAACAGAGTCATGAGTTTGAGATGCTTAAGATGATATTACAGTTCGTTGTCTTAGTTGGGTCCACG agaAGGTCGCATCAATTTAGTGGCCTTCTATGTGCAATTATGATGATTATTTACAATGTCCATGAAAAAATTGAATACTGTTCTGAAGG GATGGAATATATTTATCAGATATTTAAGGAAATAGTATTTTGTAGACCTTTGCCATACTGTTACACACTAGTCAGTAAATTAATGATGATTTTTGTAAAATCCACGACGTATTTACGGAAGCTTTGTATTAATTCAC AATCAATCAACAACTGGAAGGGTTCTTTACACTTTACTCCAG ATGCTTGTCCGCTGCAAATTTTCCTAGTACAGCTGGAGAACTATGACTTCGATCTATTAGCCGCAATAGACATTGCTGATGTATTGTTACGATTTGTACAGTATATATTGCAGACAGATATTATTCCTCTGAGATCTGAGAATCTAAATTCTTGTAATTGTTGCATGAAATTACTAAGATTTACTATTAAAACGCTGTGCAAATGTTCTGAAGCAAATCTAGCTGCTATCGGGAATTTTAAGTCGGACAATTTTCCGGTGCCAAAGGAAGATTCTTGCAATTTAGAAGCTATTTGTGCCAAACATTCGTTGTTTAATACAATACCAAGCAAATTGTGTATACATGAAATATATCGGGATAAGTTCTCAGACGAGAAAGCTTGGTCGATCATGAAGGAGAAACAATCAAAGGTATTGAGAGATGGAAGGAGATTCTTGTCTCATGTAGCGATATGTGATCCGGATTTTGTAATTCGAGTGTCAGATATTGAAGATTCATTCCATTTATTCATGAGGAATTTAAGTGCCTTTAAGAATTTTGTTCTCCATGAAAACGAAC AAGAAGCTATGAATCGAATAAAACAAACATTCATTTCTGATAAAACACAACCATCCGAAATGGAACGATTAGAAAGAGGCAGCTCTAGAAAGGAGTTAGACATATTATCAAATTTCGAAAAAACTTTTGTTCAACCATTGTCTGCGAGGCCCAAGCagaatgaaaattataacaaaGCGTTGATCACGTTTAAATCGTTGTTTAATATCAGGTTTCATTCATGA
- the LOC100646866 gene encoding uncharacterized protein LOC100646866 isoform X1, whose translation MFKRIERNRENEFSVPAKRPRYDIKKDSLVDVSTNNKDLRNKRSGKSDDIWGDDFAEEDIEEMDFVATQACLQEDSFMSHPNTDQKKFAQKYNSMPSTSKGVPNLNGSIHKLTKSIYPSQYNNERKGIENSKDISTIVSVDYKEFENKLINKKVYNSTFKLDENLVAESEYAKELEKLKAENKKLLDDFITKEGEAVFLRNQLQQIQLKAENDRLEKARLIEEQENHHRMEINAIYKEKEHLKTQLELQMFEVGNLMERCKLLENGNVRLTEPHINLNISMKRSKLDSPKNRPSIVTTKPVKVKETSVQTNTLNKSSYISKIWNPYFPLTEIPKLIYDPSQPEKSVVDIQIIEKIGRRNLPILQEEDTFRIFENPELVKPVTTMIDDKKLSVEFILPEIAALQRKTSSELEAEEAIPIINKLIFTARELILSIIVVLQTISQAMKNDDIRDMNDIYFSVLYSTSDLNGKCVCSANAWHECERGVEARRVFGMLSYVTVESTYLSKYIAGKTRLLIERDESYKRYSCQMVRYNTWFEQQSHEFEMLKMILQFVVLVGSTRRSHQFSGLLCAIMMIIYNVHEKIEYCSEGMEYIYQIFKEIVFCRPLPYCYTLVSKLMMIFVKSTTYLRKLCINSQSINNWKGSLHFTPDACPLQIFLVQLENYDFDLLAAIDIADVLLRFVQYILQTDIIPLRSENLNSCNCCMKLLRFTIKTLCKCSEANLAAIGNFKSDNFPVPKEDSCNLEAICAKHSLFNTIPSKLCIHEIYRDKFSDEKAWSIMKEKQSKVLRDGRRFLSHVAICDPDFVIRVSDIEDSFHLFMRNLSAFKNFVLHENEQEAMNRIKQTFISDKTQPSEMERLERGSSRKELDILSNFEKTFVQPLSARPKQNENYNKALITFKSLFNIRFHS comes from the exons ATGTTTAAGCGAAtagaaagaaacagagagaatGAATTCTCTGTACCTGCCAAACGGCCAAGATATGACATAAAAAAGGACAGTTTGGTAGATGTTTCTACAAATAACAAGgatttaagaaataaaagatctgGAAAATCAGATGATATTTGGGGAGATGATTTTGCAGAAGAAGATATTGAAGAAATGGATTTTGTAGCTACACAGGCTTGTTTACAG GAAGACAGTTTCATGAGTCACCCAAATACAGACCAAAAAAAATTTGCACAAAAATATAATAGCATGCCATCTACTAGTAAAGGTGTTCCTAATTTAAATGGTAGTATtcataaattaacaaaatctaTATATCCATCACAGTATAATAATGAAAGGAAAGGAATAGAAAACTCAAAAGATATAAGTACTATAGTTTCTGTTGACTACAAAGAATTtgagaataaattaataaataaaaaagtatataattcCACATTTAAGCTGGATGAAAATCTTGTCGCAG aatCAGAATATGCAAAGGAATTAGAGAAGTTAAAAGCTGAAAATAAGAAATTGCTAGATGATTTTATAACTAAAGAAGGAGAAGCGGTATTTTTACGGAATCAGTTGCAACAAATTCAATTAAAAGCAGAGAATGATCGATTAGAAAAAGCACGTCTTATCGAAGAACAGGAAAATCATCATAGGATGGAAATTAATGCTATTTATAAAGAGAAGGAACATTTGAAAACGCAGCTTGAATTGCAA atGTTTGAAGTAGGGAACTTAATGGAACGTTGTAAGTTGTTAGAGAATGGAAATGTTAGATTAACAGAACCACATATAAATCTCAATATTTCTATGAAAAGAAGTAAACTTGATTCACCAAAGAATCG acCGTCAATTGTAACTACGAAGCCAGTAAAGGTCAAAGAAACTTCTGTACAAACTAATACACTTAATAAAAGCAGTTATATCTCTAAAATATGGAATCCAT ATTTTCCTCTTACAGAAATTCCGAAATTAATATATGATCCATCACAACCAGAGAAGTCTGTGGTTGATAttcaaattatagaaaaaattgGAAGACGGAATTTGCCCATTTTGCAAGAAGAAGATACATTCAGAATATttg AAAATCCGGAATTAGTAAAACCTGTAACGACCATGATAGACGATAAGAAATTATCAGTGGAATTTATCTTGCCTGAAATAGCTGCTCTTCAGCGAAAAACAAGCTCAGAACTTGAAGCGGAGGAAGCTATACcgataataaataaa TTAATTTTTACTGCGAGGGAACTGATCTTAAGTATAATAGTTGTTCTACAAACAATCTCTCAAGCTATGAAAAATGATGACATTCGAGATATGAATGATATTTATTTCTCTGTCTTATATTCGACTTCTGACCTCAACGGGAAATGCGTGTGCTCTGCAAATGCATGGCACGAATGCGAACGTGGTGTCGAAGCTAGAAGAGTGTTTGGCATGTTGTCATATGTAACCGTGGAATCAACGTACCTCAGCAAGTATATTGCAGGAAAAACACGTTTACTCATAGAGAGAGATGAATCTTATAAGCGTTACTCGTGTCAAATGGTTCGCTATAATACCTGGTTTGAACAACAGAGTCATGAGTTTGAGATGCTTAAGATGATATTACAGTTCGTTGTCTTAGTTGGGTCCACG agaAGGTCGCATCAATTTAGTGGCCTTCTATGTGCAATTATGATGATTATTTACAATGTCCATGAAAAAATTGAATACTGTTCTGAAGG GATGGAATATATTTATCAGATATTTAAGGAAATAGTATTTTGTAGACCTTTGCCATACTGTTACACACTAGTCAGTAAATTAATGATGATTTTTGTAAAATCCACGACGTATTTACGGAAGCTTTGTATTAATTCAC AATCAATCAACAACTGGAAGGGTTCTTTACACTTTACTCCAG ATGCTTGTCCGCTGCAAATTTTCCTAGTACAGCTGGAGAACTATGACTTCGATCTATTAGCCGCAATAGACATTGCTGATGTATTGTTACGATTTGTACAGTATATATTGCAGACAGATATTATTCCTCTGAGATCTGAGAATCTAAATTCTTGTAATTGTTGCATGAAATTACTAAGATTTACTATTAAAACGCTGTGCAAATGTTCTGAAGCAAATCTAGCTGCTATCGGGAATTTTAAGTCGGACAATTTTCCGGTGCCAAAGGAAGATTCTTGCAATTTAGAAGCTATTTGTGCCAAACATTCGTTGTTTAATACAATACCAAGCAAATTGTGTATACATGAAATATATCGGGATAAGTTCTCAGACGAGAAAGCTTGGTCGATCATGAAGGAGAAACAATCAAAGGTATTGAGAGATGGAAGGAGATTCTTGTCTCATGTAGCGATATGTGATCCGGATTTTGTAATTCGAGTGTCAGATATTGAAGATTCATTCCATTTATTCATGAGGAATTTAAGTGCCTTTAAGAATTTTGTTCTCCATGAAAACGAAC AAGAAGCTATGAATCGAATAAAACAAACATTCATTTCTGATAAAACACAACCATCCGAAATGGAACGATTAGAAAGAGGCAGCTCTAGAAAGGAGTTAGACATATTATCAAATTTCGAAAAAACTTTTGTTCAACCATTGTCTGCGAGGCCCAAGCagaatgaaaattataacaaaGCGTTGATCACGTTTAAATCGTTGTTTAATATCAGGTTTCATTCATGA
- the LOC100646983 gene encoding uncharacterized protein LOC100646983, whose protein sequence is MKISCTAPLLLLVFLAQYTVCYFPTRPTGTTRCPPVRLPNGRVRQRARGRIIRFSCYEGFTLVGNKYATCFRGQWDTPTPVCVNAECPVPPVPEHALMAPKYNGAILLYFCEPGHALIGSPEIYCNGKQWNGTVPYCRDTTASPPTQCDFEKPDLCWWEQDPQHDFDWQRHNFETTSHHIGTGPSHDHTLGAGNDGYYLYIEATGRLINDTARIISPIYNASYTDSGCFSFWYHMFGATVGALNIYFKQENDLLPRLMFSKEGNQGNQWLHGIFNFPKAKKGFQIIIEGVRGSSYVSDIAVDDVAILQGDKCRNDSKSENEGVTESNDDQIELVNAQQTCRGRCKNSVTYNFTTSIPPTPTEICLCTLDCEEQSLCCPDYAEYCILAYTDEATTTIEQSTIPNHEGAAVSVPPTEKSTVIDMATVRTGFSINPKDDIDPVTLKPSTSTTMMPISTTTSREIEKPTKSTETPIVRLTTIVTERYISEKEIADLDVKRQELEKKRSSKFSLSGIIAVVVGIMTGVFISLMVAIIILRRRKTYKRGTNGSALSEDSDVRFLTSDEILDFTLARPSENDEK, encoded by the exons ATGAAGATATCCTGCACGGCGCCGCTTCTTCTGTTAGTCTTCTTGGCGCAGTACACCGTTTGCTATTTTCCGACGCGTCCAACTG GTACAACCAGATGTCCCCCGGTAAGGTTGCCGAATGGCAGAGTCCGACAGAGGGCCAGGGGAAGAATCATCAGATTCAGTTGTTACGAGGGTTTCACTCTCGTAGGTAACAAGTATGCAACTTGTTTTCGAGGCCAATGGGATACACCTACGCCCGTATGCGTCA ATGCAGAGTGTCCTGTACCACCAGTACCAGAACACGCGTTGATGGCACCTAAATACAATGGCGCGATATTATTATACTTTTGCGAGCCTGGACACGCATTAATTGGTTCGCCCGAGATTTATTGCAATGGAAAACAGTGGAATGGCACAGTGCCTTATTGTCGAG acaCTACCGCTTCTCCTCCGACGCAGTGCGATTTCGAGAAACCGGATCTTTGTTGGTGGGAACAAGATCCCCAGCACGATTTCGATTGGCAGCGACATAATTTCGAAACTACAAGTCATCACATAGGAACTGGACCATCTCACGACCACACATTAGGAGCAGGGAATGAtg GTTATTACTTGTACATCGAAGCCACTGGTCGACTGATAAACGATACCGCAAGGATCATTTCTCCCATTTATAATGCATCGTACACGGATTCTGGCTGTTTCTCATTCTG GTACCATATGTTTGGCGCCACAGTGGGAGCTCTAAACATATACTTCAAACAAGAAAACGATCTTCTACCGCGATTAATGTTCAGCAAAGAAGGAAACCAAGGAAACCAATGGCTGCACGGCATTTTCAATTTCCCTAAGGCCAAAAAGGGTTTCCAG ATTATAATCGAGGGTGTACGAGGGAGTAGCTACGTGAGCGACATCGCCGTAGATGATGTGGCCATTTTGCAGGGTGACAAGTGTCGAAACGACAGTAAAAGCGAGAACGAGGGGGTCACTGAGAGCAATGATG ATCAAATCGAACTGGTGAACGCGCAGCAAACTTGTCGCGGAAGATGTAAAAATAGTGTGACATACAATTTTACAACTTCGATACCACCCACGCCAACGGAAATCTGCCTCTGCACCCTCGATTGCGAAGAACAGTCACTCTGCTGTCCGGATTACGCGGAATATTGtattctgg CGTACACCGATGAAGCGACCACGACTATCGAACAATCAACGATTCCGAATCACGAAGGGGCGGCAGTTTCGGTTCCACCTACGGAAAAGAGCACAGTGATCGATATGGCGACAGTGAGGACAGGTTTCTCGATAAATCCAAAGGATGATATCGATCCTGTCACATTGAAGCCGTCGACGAGCACCACGATGATGCCAATTTCGACCACGACCAGCCGCGAAATTGAGAAACCAACGAAAAGTACGGAGACACCGATTGTTCGGCTCACCACGATCGTCACTGAGAGATACATTTCGGAGAAGGAGATAGCTG ATTTGGACGTAAAGAGACAAGAGTTAGAGAAGAAACGAAGTTCGAAATTCAGCTTGTCAGGGATTATCGCTGTGGTGGTTGGAATCATGACGGGAGTATTCATCTCGCTAATGGTCGCGATCATCATTCTTAGACGAAGAAAAACGTACAAACGTGGAACGAATGGATCAGCGCTTTCGGAGGATAGCGACGTTCGATTTTTAACATCCGACGAGATCTTGGATTTCACGTTAGCCAGACCTAGCGAGAACGACGAAAAGTAA